A part of Candidatus Electrothrix aestuarii genomic DNA contains:
- a CDS encoding TonB-dependent receptor, with protein sequence MHHAPFRKKILSTLALTATVLPHTVLPHSVQAASSPDNDQVILMDEITVKGEAITPADQPGTVNMVDMDEIQEVKLSQPEEILEEIPGIEIHRYGMGGVANEFAIRGFQNAGHGGDAAIAVDGILLNEGESHADGYADMNVIIPLELDRVEVFKGPSSPLFGNFARGGAISFHTRKSGEYNTVQTTAGSYESYDFQHVFGHALSDSLQLNTALQYSSTGGYQDNSSWLRGNFSGRLGWQATPELDAAFSVRVHASEWDAPGYIPKYQFDDEEAARHQAVNAEDDGGDKAFTTERLDLGYNLSGDRRVLAWAYSTQQDFTRFAKFGYDPGGQTERFYDRMVYGTGTSYNFSENLGDRELKGVAGIEYLHEATEWARYNTENRVRSEQTQDRDFTINTLSLFGQADYDLHPLFKPWLGLRYDTFSGDYENNDPGSTPSTSDMNDYDHLSPKIGFLSSLHETLDFRASYTQGFALPSDVLKYNSAAGDTATTVHQYETGLLFEPSELLTADLALFLIDTEDEIQEYPSGSGIYVNLGETRREGLELSATLRPGIPGFELFGDITLINTEITSNPDPTMVGKGVTGVPEYTTNLGLRYHAASGFSGRMKWRHVDSYYIDGANTISYEGYDVTDASLGYGGITENGTGWQINLDVDNLFDEHYSQAAWSGYDTINYAVSPGQAFWLRFTLDM encoded by the coding sequence ATGCATCACGCTCCATTCAGAAAAAAGATCCTCAGCACCCTGGCCCTGACAGCAACGGTCCTGCCTCATACAGTCCTGCCCCATAGCGTGCAGGCCGCATCCTCTCCTGATAATGATCAGGTCATTCTTATGGATGAAATCACTGTCAAGGGCGAGGCAATTACCCCGGCTGATCAGCCGGGCACCGTCAATATGGTGGACATGGATGAGATCCAGGAAGTCAAGCTATCCCAGCCGGAAGAAATCCTGGAAGAGATCCCAGGTATTGAGATCCATCGTTACGGCATGGGCGGGGTGGCTAATGAATTTGCCATTCGCGGTTTTCAGAATGCCGGGCACGGCGGTGATGCCGCCATTGCGGTTGACGGTATTCTTCTCAATGAGGGGGAATCCCATGCTGATGGCTATGCGGATATGAACGTGATTATCCCGCTGGAATTGGACCGGGTGGAGGTCTTTAAGGGGCCGTCCTCGCCGCTGTTCGGTAATTTCGCCAGAGGCGGGGCCATCTCCTTTCATACCCGCAAGAGCGGAGAATATAATACCGTGCAGACCACCGCAGGTTCCTATGAATCATATGATTTCCAGCATGTCTTTGGTCATGCCCTCAGCGACAGCCTGCAACTGAACACCGCCCTTCAGTATTCCTCCACAGGAGGGTATCAGGACAACTCTTCCTGGCTGCGCGGCAACTTCAGCGGGCGGCTGGGCTGGCAGGCCACCCCAGAGCTGGATGCCGCGTTCTCGGTTCGAGTCCATGCCTCAGAATGGGATGCCCCCGGCTATATCCCCAAGTATCAGTTTGATGATGAGGAAGCTGCCCGTCACCAGGCGGTCAATGCTGAGGATGACGGCGGCGATAAGGCCTTTACCACGGAACGCCTTGACCTGGGCTATAACCTGAGCGGGGACCGGCGCGTCCTGGCCTGGGCATACTCCACCCAACAGGATTTCACCCGCTTTGCCAAATTCGGCTATGATCCGGGTGGACAGACCGAGCGCTTCTATGATCGCATGGTCTACGGCACCGGAACCAGCTATAACTTCAGCGAAAACCTTGGGGATCGGGAACTGAAAGGGGTTGCCGGGATTGAGTACCTGCACGAAGCCACGGAATGGGCCCGCTATAATACCGAGAACCGGGTCCGCAGCGAGCAAACCCAGGACCGGGATTTCACCATCAATACCCTTTCCCTGTTCGGTCAGGCAGATTACGACCTCCACCCGCTCTTCAAGCCTTGGTTGGGGCTGCGCTACGATACCTTTTCCGGGGATTATGAGAATAACGATCCCGGTTCCACGCCATCGACCTCGGACATGAACGATTATGATCATCTGAGTCCGAAGATCGGTTTCCTCAGCAGCTTACACGAGACCCTGGACTTCCGGGCCAGCTACACCCAGGGCTTTGCTCTGCCCTCGGATGTGCTCAAGTATAATTCCGCTGCCGGGGACACCGCCACCACGGTGCATCAATACGAGACCGGGTTACTCTTTGAGCCCAGCGAGCTGCTCACGGCTGATCTGGCCCTGTTCCTGATTGATACCGAGGATGAGATTCAGGAATACCCCTCCGGTTCCGGCATCTATGTCAATCTGGGAGAGACTCGGCGGGAAGGGTTGGAGCTGTCCGCGACCCTGCGTCCGGGCATCCCCGGCTTTGAGCTGTTCGGGGATATCACCCTGATCAACACCGAGATCACCAGCAACCCGGATCCCACAATGGTGGGCAAGGGGGTCACCGGGGTGCCCGAGTACACCACTAACCTGGGCCTGCGCTATCACGCAGCTTCCGGCTTCAGCGGCAGGATGAAGTGGCGCCATGTGGACAGCTATTATATTGACGGGGCCAACACCATCTCATACGAGGGCTATGATGTGACCGATGCCTCGCTGGGCTATGGGGGAATCACCGAGAATGGTACAGGCTGGCAGATTAACCTGGATGTGGATAACCTCTTTGATGAGCATTACAGCCAGGCGGCCTGGAGCGGTTATGATACGATAAACTATGCGGTCAGTCCGGGACAGGCGTTCTGGTTGCGCTTTACTTTGGATATGTAA
- a CDS encoding HAD-IC family P-type ATPase translates to MQEKNISSEQDSSRLWYQMDEAAVLEALATSRSGLSPETARERQQQFGVNELEFKKTPAWVRFLRQFNDPMVIILLITAIITGVLTAFGHHMLPDTLVIAGVVVMNSILGFVQEGKAEGALDALRNMMVQECLVVRAGNQQMIAARDLVPGDIVVLEGGNKIPADVRFIETNNAHIDESSLTGESVPVQKSTEPLQGGPDLVPGDQRNMGFSGTYLTQGSALTVVVAIGTETVFGKIAGLVQAADSGVTPLQKKMQEFVHTLIIAILIVGGLNFLLGIYLGYEMSYSFLGAVSLVVASIPEMLPALVTSILALSCTVMAGRKALIRKLPAAETLGATSVICSDKTGTLTENRMTVTRIFAGGQVYSVTGSGEAIEGKFLLENEAQDVHAHPALLQTLYTGFYCNNASLTVHGPATGDPTEIALRVSGAKAELMVESVHRCTEIPFDSSTKYMAVLVKDREQPYILVKGAPEMVVSMCATQLNEKGEQEPIDREQVLAAAKDFAGDALRTLAFAILPVTSDCNDLSHDQLEGLCLAGLQGMIDPPKQSAIEAVAQCKQAGIRTVMITGDHPDTAQAVARQLGIAADHAMTGTELTGLSDEELFQVVEKVSVFARVAPEHKQRIAESLQSHDLVVAMTGDGVNDAPALKAADIGIAMGISGTEVAKEASDMVLADDNFATIVAAVEEGRHAWNNLRKAILYTLPTNAAQALLIIGAIFMASFIPLFSIRFVLEPVQILWVNLLDSVLLTMPLMMEAKEKGLLQSPPRSSHVRIIDALFLRRVVFLGLAISLPGFWIYHHFGAAAVVDGQLVDPLLLTQAQTAAFWAILFAHFGYVISARSVDASVFTFNPLGNRWLLAGIALSIMIRFIPTAIPAAASLFRTAPFPAEWWPLILVCFFPSLIMIELDKLLGKMGVFRLARGAR, encoded by the coding sequence ATGCAGGAGAAGAATATCAGCAGTGAACAGGATTCCAGCAGACTCTGGTATCAGATGGACGAGGCTGCGGTGCTGGAAGCATTAGCCACCAGCCGTTCCGGTCTGTCCCCGGAAACAGCAAGGGAACGGCAGCAGCAGTTCGGCGTGAACGAGCTGGAGTTCAAAAAGACCCCGGCATGGGTGCGGTTTCTCCGCCAGTTTAACGATCCCATGGTCATTATCCTCCTGATCACGGCAATCATCACCGGTGTATTGACCGCGTTCGGTCATCATATGTTACCTGACACCCTGGTGATCGCAGGGGTGGTGGTGATGAACTCAATCCTGGGCTTTGTCCAGGAGGGCAAGGCTGAAGGTGCCCTGGATGCCCTGCGTAACATGATGGTCCAGGAATGTCTGGTGGTGCGGGCGGGAAACCAGCAGATGATCGCGGCCCGTGACCTGGTGCCGGGTGATATCGTGGTGCTGGAAGGAGGGAACAAGATCCCGGCGGATGTCCGCTTTATTGAGACCAATAACGCCCACATCGACGAGTCCTCCCTGACCGGCGAGTCCGTGCCGGTGCAGAAGTCCACCGAGCCTCTGCAGGGCGGCCCGGACCTAGTCCCCGGTGATCAGCGCAATATGGGTTTCTCCGGTACCTATCTCACGCAGGGATCGGCCCTGACCGTGGTGGTCGCTATCGGAACGGAGACGGTGTTCGGCAAGATTGCCGGTCTGGTCCAGGCTGCCGACTCCGGCGTAACGCCCCTGCAGAAGAAAATGCAGGAGTTCGTGCATACTCTCATCATCGCGATCCTGATCGTCGGTGGGCTTAATTTTCTCCTCGGGATATATCTGGGCTATGAGATGAGCTACAGTTTTCTCGGTGCGGTGTCCCTGGTCGTGGCATCCATTCCCGAGATGCTGCCCGCCCTGGTGACCTCGATTCTGGCCCTGTCCTGCACAGTCATGGCCGGACGCAAGGCCCTGATCAGAAAACTGCCTGCTGCGGAAACTCTGGGTGCCACCTCGGTCATCTGTTCCGATAAGACCGGTACGCTGACAGAGAACCGTATGACTGTGACCCGCATCTTCGCCGGCGGGCAGGTCTACAGCGTGACCGGCAGTGGTGAAGCGATTGAAGGCAAGTTTCTCCTGGAGAACGAGGCCCAGGATGTCCATGCCCATCCTGCATTATTACAAACCCTCTATACCGGCTTCTATTGCAATAACGCCTCCCTGACTGTGCATGGGCCTGCTACCGGTGACCCCACCGAGATCGCGCTGCGTGTCTCCGGTGCCAAAGCCGAGCTGATGGTGGAGAGCGTCCACCGCTGTACGGAAATTCCCTTTGACAGCTCGACCAAGTATATGGCGGTGTTGGTCAAAGACCGGGAACAGCCCTATATCCTGGTCAAGGGCGCACCGGAGATGGTTGTTTCCATGTGCGCAACCCAGCTGAATGAAAAGGGGGAACAGGAACCCATTGATCGGGAGCAGGTACTGGCAGCGGCAAAGGATTTTGCCGGTGATGCCTTGCGTACCCTGGCCTTTGCCATCCTGCCGGTGACATCAGACTGTAATGACCTCAGCCATGATCAGCTTGAGGGGCTCTGTCTGGCAGGCCTGCAGGGCATGATTGATCCGCCCAAACAGTCCGCCATTGAAGCGGTTGCCCAATGCAAACAGGCGGGTATCCGTACAGTGATGATTACCGGAGATCATCCGGATACTGCTCAGGCCGTGGCACGACAGCTGGGCATTGCTGCCGATCATGCCATGACCGGTACAGAGTTGACAGGCTTAAGCGATGAGGAACTGTTTCAGGTGGTCGAAAAGGTATCCGTGTTTGCCCGGGTGGCACCGGAACATAAACAGCGGATTGCAGAAAGTCTGCAAAGCCACGATCTGGTGGTGGCCATGACCGGAGACGGCGTTAACGATGCACCGGCACTCAAGGCGGCGGATATCGGGATTGCGATGGGTATCAGTGGCACGGAGGTAGCCAAGGAAGCCTCTGATATGGTGTTGGCGGACGATAACTTCGCCACCATTGTCGCGGCGGTGGAAGAGGGGCGTCACGCCTGGAATAACCTGCGCAAGGCGATTCTCTATACCCTGCCCACTAATGCGGCCCAGGCATTGCTGATCATCGGCGCCATATTCATGGCCTCGTTTATTCCGTTGTTCTCAATACGCTTTGTCCTTGAACCGGTCCAGATTCTCTGGGTCAACCTGCTTGATTCCGTCCTGCTGACCATGCCTCTGATGATGGAAGCAAAGGAGAAGGGCCTGTTACAATCTCCGCCGCGCAGTTCCCACGTCCGTATTATTGACGCCTTGTTTTTGCGACGTGTTGTCTTTCTCGGACTGGCGATTTCCCTGCCCGGTTTCTGGATCTACCACCATTTCGGTGCAGCAGCCGTGGTCGATGGCCAGCTGGTTGATCCCCTCCTCCTGACCCAGGCGCAAACCGCTGCCTTCTGGGCGATCCTGTTTGCCCACTTCGGCTATGTTATTTCCGCCCGTTCCGTGGATGCCTCGGTCTTCACCTTCAATCCCCTGGGCAATCGCTGGCTGCTGGCCGGTATTGCCCTCAGTATCATGATTCGCTTTATTCCCACCGCTATACCTGCGGCGGCATCCTTATTCAGGACCGCGCCGTTTCCTGCCGAGTGGTGGCCGCTGATCCTGGTCTGCTTTTTCCCCAGCCTGATCATGATTGAACTGGATAAGCTTCTGGGAAAAATGGGGGTTTTTCGGCTTGCTCGTGGAGCGAGGTAA
- a CDS encoding TonB-dependent receptor, translated as MNRSKNSLLLLSGIFLPLVICGMPVTGTGGELYQGAADAGTGAHTLDTVTVTASKMKTDIARTPTNIAVISREEIERHPSAATIFELLQQVNVPGVYLPVLPGSLPVDGQLSTRGSESTPWAVRILVNGIEFNKGNGYIVPPRIPTHDIERIEIVKTPSAVYGDQAIYGVINIITRRSDKPLEGKVGVSSDSFGSSNFHTVLNGQKNNWEYFLDIGMNRFNGFQDRAFEDDNMLYAQVRYYMNDISSLTFHASHFESDANYANNLSFEEFAADPSQNPGLDQPLEDNYDLYALVYDTSFGPHDLTIKTDFKDENTKMFWSGLYFEFDEWELHPELNLTLRHDLGSVRNTLVLGGEYRYHELDTMLFSAPDNLVGLQIGDRHREDTTYAAFLQDQAEITSQLTLTAGIRYDNYQQDQEGRVNASNTWSQSDSCFSPKLGMTYTVSQAVKLFSGFNSGFKSPVRVPGAAASGNLKPERINAYEFGLRGQALPWLHYETALFYHQVEDKIVSVARQQLENIGKTEARGLELSLNAQFDSGLYSKFGYTWQESEFKEHQINDVSYNGNMLPNVPEHIVGLTIGFRHSTWGDIAVSPTFHGDIYLNDSNTSKWDSYWLLGARYAKQFQSYPGMEFFVHGENLTDEQEVTQSGSTSSEVGSEAVYPVPGIRVSTGLRFTF; from the coding sequence ATGAACCGCAGCAAAAACAGCCTACTGTTACTCAGCGGTATTTTTTTACCCTTGGTAATTTGCGGGATGCCGGTTACCGGAACAGGAGGTGAACTGTATCAGGGGGCAGCCGATGCTGGTACCGGTGCGCATACCCTTGATACGGTAACAGTGACAGCATCCAAGATGAAAACAGATATTGCGCGTACCCCGACCAATATCGCGGTGATCTCCAGAGAAGAAATCGAGCGGCATCCTTCAGCAGCCACGATATTTGAACTGCTGCAGCAGGTGAATGTGCCGGGCGTCTACCTCCCTGTCCTGCCGGGCAGTCTGCCTGTGGACGGTCAACTCAGCACCAGAGGCAGCGAATCCACCCCCTGGGCTGTGCGAATTCTGGTCAACGGGATTGAATTCAACAAGGGGAACGGATACATCGTGCCTCCAAGGATACCGACGCACGATATAGAACGGATCGAGATCGTGAAAACACCTTCCGCAGTGTATGGAGATCAGGCCATCTACGGCGTGATTAATATCATTACGCGCAGGTCGGACAAACCGCTTGAAGGCAAAGTAGGAGTTTCATCCGACAGCTTTGGTTCAAGCAATTTTCATACGGTGCTGAACGGACAGAAAAACAACTGGGAATACTTCCTGGATATCGGTATGAACCGCTTTAACGGTTTTCAGGATCGAGCCTTTGAAGACGATAACATGCTGTATGCTCAGGTCCGGTATTATATGAATGACATATCCTCCCTTACCTTTCATGCCTCGCATTTCGAATCAGATGCCAACTATGCAAACAACCTCAGTTTTGAGGAATTTGCTGCTGATCCGAGTCAGAATCCCGGACTTGATCAGCCCTTGGAAGATAATTACGATCTCTACGCCCTGGTCTATGACACCTCATTCGGTCCCCACGACCTCACAATTAAAACTGATTTCAAGGATGAGAACACCAAGATGTTCTGGTCCGGGTTGTACTTTGAGTTTGATGAATGGGAACTGCATCCGGAATTGAATCTCACCCTCCGCCATGATCTGGGTTCGGTACGTAACACCTTGGTGCTCGGCGGAGAATACCGGTATCACGAGCTGGATACCATGCTCTTTTCCGCACCGGACAATCTGGTTGGACTGCAGATCGGAGACCGGCACCGGGAAGACACAACCTATGCCGCTTTTCTTCAGGATCAGGCTGAAATAACAAGTCAGCTAACCTTGACCGCAGGAATCCGGTATGACAATTATCAGCAGGATCAGGAAGGCCGGGTGAATGCAAGCAACACCTGGAGCCAGTCAGATTCCTGTTTCAGCCCGAAATTGGGCATGACCTATACTGTTTCTCAGGCCGTGAAACTTTTTTCCGGCTTTAACAGCGGTTTTAAAAGCCCTGTACGGGTTCCCGGCGCCGCTGCTTCCGGCAACCTTAAACCGGAACGGATTAATGCCTATGAATTCGGTCTGCGGGGACAGGCACTGCCCTGGCTCCATTATGAAACAGCTCTGTTCTATCATCAGGTTGAGGATAAAATCGTTAGCGTTGCCCGGCAGCAGCTTGAAAACATCGGCAAAACCGAAGCCAGAGGACTGGAACTCAGTTTGAACGCGCAGTTTGACAGCGGATTGTACAGTAAATTCGGCTACACCTGGCAGGAATCCGAGTTTAAGGAACATCAGATCAATGACGTATCCTATAATGGCAATATGCTCCCCAATGTTCCAGAGCATATTGTCGGCCTGACAATAGGTTTTCGTCACAGCACCTGGGGCGATATTGCAGTCAGTCCAACGTTCCACGGTGATATATATCTGAACGACAGCAACACCTCAAAGTGGGACAGCTACTGGCTTCTCGGAGCCAGATATGCAAAGCAGTTTCAGAGCTATCCGGGGATGGAGTTCTTTGTCCACGGAGAAAATCTGACCGATGAGCAGGAGGTCACGCAGAGCGGCAGCACCAGCTCGGAGGTAGGTTCAGAAGCTGTTTATCCTGTTCCGGGCATCAGGGTATCCACAGGGTTACGCTTTACCTTTTAA
- a CDS encoding TonB-dependent receptor: MRKNPKKHLLFTLAMLAIASSGAATNNTEPQEKNTERKDAPQPTTIMTMGEIVVSGEQDNPAVDLPGSVDVVSEEEIARQNNRTALDALRNVPGITIGDYNSGGVPNGFTLRGFGNGSHGNHTAVTIDGIPYNYHMGSADGAIDLNQLIADDIVGVEVVKGPIDARYANWNRAGVIHFHTRNEGNFSRAKAEYGSFNTRKGYASLGSEHLDGKFNQVYSLEYFDTDGYRDNSAYDRQNFYGKWFYHFTDDLKTGLVLHTYDADWHTAGYLPAYLWTQNPKQSIQEDDGGWKDLSEAQLHLDWDINEAMPLEFKAWVVDEDYSRWADWGGGQTESHYEHRILGALTNLGYDLEAGETGLLRFDTGFDWRSFSTLEQKFNTTYRHRTELTSDNDYDLNDFGLYAKVNYDPFASLRLFAGGRYDLFSGESTDNSTGASADMRDYDIWTASGGVIYSFLEHYSLYANTGTGFQLPQGSDKYLTNAPTESDLLHWEIGTKAEWERVRLRYAYFHSDEDTIRWIAGEYINEGDTERNGHEFEVSLSPLPGLQLFSSCTLHEATYEGGENQGKEVPSIPEYIFKVGGEYRLAQGTSLSLWYRDTGEWYTTEDNLFSYPGYEVVDMRLAQEIKEDWELALHIKNLLDEEYSEYVGYWSDPYGVPDNQYAGSDGRYIGLTLSYRHGGWN, encoded by the coding sequence ATGCGCAAGAATCCCAAGAAGCACCTCCTCTTTACACTGGCTATGCTCGCAATAGCATCTTCCGGTGCCGCTACGAACAATACAGAACCTCAAGAAAAGAACACCGAGAGAAAGGATGCCCCGCAACCCACTACCATAATGACTATGGGTGAGATAGTAGTGAGCGGTGAACAGGATAACCCTGCTGTGGATTTACCCGGCTCTGTGGATGTGGTCAGCGAAGAAGAGATCGCCCGCCAGAATAATAGGACCGCCTTGGATGCCCTGCGCAATGTGCCCGGCATCACCATCGGCGATTACAACTCCGGCGGGGTGCCTAACGGTTTCACCCTGCGTGGCTTTGGCAACGGCAGCCACGGGAACCATACTGCGGTGACCATAGACGGTATTCCCTATAACTACCATATGGGCAGCGCGGATGGGGCCATTGATCTCAACCAGCTCATTGCCGATGACATCGTTGGCGTGGAGGTGGTTAAGGGGCCTATTGATGCCCGCTACGCCAACTGGAACCGGGCCGGGGTGATTCATTTCCACACCCGCAATGAGGGCAATTTCAGCCGGGCCAAGGCCGAGTACGGCAGTTTCAATACCCGCAAGGGCTATGCCTCGCTGGGCAGCGAACACCTGGACGGCAAGTTCAATCAGGTCTACTCGCTGGAGTATTTCGATACCGACGGCTATCGGGATAACTCGGCCTATGACCGGCAGAACTTCTACGGCAAGTGGTTCTATCATTTCACTGATGATCTGAAGACCGGGCTGGTTCTCCATACCTATGATGCGGACTGGCACACTGCTGGCTACCTGCCCGCATACCTCTGGACTCAGAATCCCAAGCAATCCATCCAGGAAGATGACGGAGGCTGGAAGGACCTTTCCGAGGCGCAGTTGCACTTGGACTGGGATATCAACGAGGCTATGCCGCTGGAGTTTAAGGCCTGGGTAGTGGATGAAGATTACAGCCGCTGGGCCGATTGGGGTGGCGGCCAGACCGAAAGCCATTACGAACACCGCATCCTCGGGGCCCTGACCAATCTCGGCTATGATCTTGAGGCAGGGGAGACCGGGCTGCTCCGTTTTGACACCGGCTTTGACTGGCGCTCCTTCAGCACCCTGGAACAGAAGTTCAATACCACCTACCGTCATCGTACTGAACTGACCAGCGATAATGACTACGATCTTAACGACTTTGGTCTCTATGCCAAGGTGAATTATGATCCCTTTGCCTCTTTGCGTCTCTTTGCCGGAGGACGTTACGACCTGTTCAGCGGTGAGAGCACGGACAACAGTACTGGTGCATCTGCTGATATGCGGGATTACGATATCTGGACCGCCAGTGGTGGGGTTATCTATTCTTTTCTGGAGCATTACAGCCTCTACGCCAATACCGGCACCGGCTTCCAACTCCCCCAAGGCAGCGATAAATACCTGACCAATGCCCCTACGGAGAGTGATCTCCTCCACTGGGAGATTGGCACCAAGGCTGAGTGGGAGCGGGTTCGACTCCGCTATGCCTATTTTCACAGTGACGAGGACACCATCCGTTGGATTGCCGGAGAATATATTAATGAAGGGGATACAGAGAGGAATGGCCACGAGTTTGAAGTCAGCCTTTCGCCTTTGCCCGGTCTCCAGCTCTTCTCCTCCTGCACCTTGCACGAGGCCACCTACGAAGGCGGGGAGAATCAAGGCAAGGAGGTCCCCTCTATTCCTGAGTACATCTTTAAGGTCGGGGGTGAGTATCGCCTGGCCCAGGGCACCTCTCTCAGTCTCTGGTACCGGGATACCGGTGAATGGTACACCACAGAGGATAATCTTTTCTCCTACCCTGGCTATGAGGTCGTGGACATGCGGCTGGCCCAGGAGATTAAGGAGGATTGGGAGCTGGCTCTGCATATTAAGAACCTCCTGGATGAGGAGTATTCCGAGTATGTGGGCTATTGGAGTGATCCCTACGGAGTGCCGGATAATCAGTATGCGGGCAGCGATGGTCGCTATATCGGGCTCACCCTGAGTTATAGGCATGGCGGTTGGAATTGA
- a CDS encoding transposase, with protein MFTIPQELRKIIFSDRMLIKIMMDCASKAAVEVLQSKGVDAVPGILLVVHTFGRDLKFNPHVHMLMTEGGLTSSNQWVDIPFLPYGLLRKKWQYYLLTEIKASLPQTKENVRFIDYLFKSQRNGFYVNGKSKMTSARHAARYIGRYMARPALAEHKITNYDGEEVTFWYIDHKTEVKVTEAIPAKEFIQRLIDHIPLKGFKMVRHYGLYSRRTKTIAIEILMDCKRFIQKTFEFMKSDSRSLSWRERLVQSFGKDPLTCPNCKEKMFLWRIWHPDYGDIFDLSRDGPFVESKSKQECNKRNSSGRQVKWIPQLLPF; from the coding sequence GTGTTTACCATTCCACAAGAACTCCGAAAGATAATTTTTAGTGATCGTATGCTGATCAAGATTATGATGGATTGTGCTTCAAAAGCGGCTGTGGAAGTACTTCAAAGTAAAGGAGTTGATGCTGTTCCGGGAATTCTATTAGTTGTCCATACGTTTGGAAGAGATCTTAAGTTTAATCCGCATGTCCATATGTTAATGACAGAAGGAGGATTAACATCTTCCAATCAGTGGGTTGATATTCCATTTTTGCCATATGGTCTGCTTAGAAAAAAATGGCAATATTATTTGCTGACTGAAATAAAGGCTAGCTTGCCGCAAACAAAAGAAAATGTAAGATTCATAGATTACCTGTTTAAAAGCCAACGTAATGGTTTTTATGTAAATGGTAAAAGCAAGATGACATCAGCAAGACATGCAGCTCGATATATTGGTCGCTATATGGCTCGTCCAGCATTGGCAGAGCACAAGATAACGAATTACGATGGTGAGGAAGTAACATTTTGGTATATTGATCATAAAACAGAAGTTAAAGTTACCGAAGCGATTCCAGCCAAAGAGTTCATACAACGATTAATTGACCATATCCCGCTAAAGGGATTCAAGATGGTCCGCCATTATGGGTTATATTCTCGACGTACAAAAACAATCGCGATAGAGATTTTGATGGACTGTAAACGTTTTATCCAGAAGACTTTTGAATTCATGAAAAGTGATTCAAGGTCATTGAGCTGGAGAGAGCGTCTAGTACAGAGTTTCGGGAAAGATCCGTTAACATGTCCAAACTGTAAAGAAAAAATGTTTTTATGGCGGATTTGGCATCCTGACTATGGAGATATCTTTGATCTGAGCAGAGACGGACCTTTTGTGGAAAGCAAGAGTAAACAAGAATGCAACAAGAGAAACTCTTCGGGTCGGCAGGTTAAGTGGATACCGCAATTGCTTCCGTTTTAA
- a CDS encoding IS66 family transposase: MVGPKLTALIVCLSKRMRLSRRRIREFLQDWLRLDLGIGTINQCIHEAGRAASPLSDEFLEEVRESLILFVDETSWKEWGKKQWLWVFTSLKVTFYIIGLRSQKVLDYVLGQTFKGLLMSDGYNAYRKFLNRLRCWAHLLRKTKGLKQSLSDDPRTFGTEAHAVLTELMDVIYKAREGPPTDLLPIYREFLAEFKECCMKYRDSDHKKTRELSREFLNDWDTIFHVLSNPTWPLTNNEAEQALRHWVIARKLSHGTRNGQGSHVFAILASVIDTCRKRNACPWKYLAEVITARRQGLDVPPLPLAA; encoded by the coding sequence ATGGTCGGCCCAAAATTGACCGCTCTGATCGTGTGCCTCTCCAAGCGCATGCGCCTTTCTCGCCGCCGCATCCGGGAATTTCTGCAGGATTGGCTGCGATTGGATTTGGGCATCGGTACGATCAATCAATGTATCCATGAAGCTGGCCGCGCCGCTTCTCCCCTTAGCGATGAGTTTCTTGAGGAGGTGCGTGAATCACTGATCCTGTTCGTGGATGAGACATCCTGGAAGGAGTGGGGCAAGAAACAGTGGTTATGGGTCTTTACCTCGCTGAAAGTCACCTTTTACATCATTGGCCTTCGCAGCCAAAAAGTACTTGATTATGTGCTCGGCCAAACCTTTAAGGGATTGCTGATGAGCGACGGCTACAATGCCTATCGTAAGTTCCTCAACAGGCTCCGCTGCTGGGCGCATTTACTGCGCAAGACAAAAGGTTTGAAACAGAGCCTGAGCGATGATCCCCGCACATTCGGCACCGAGGCCCATGCGGTGCTCACCGAGTTGATGGATGTAATTTACAAGGCTCGCGAGGGGCCTCCCACGGACCTTTTGCCAATATACAGAGAATTCCTGGCCGAATTTAAGGAATGCTGCATGAAATATCGCGATTCAGATCATAAAAAAACACGCGAGCTGTCCAGAGAATTTCTCAACGACTGGGACACGATTTTTCATGTGTTGTCGAATCCGACGTGGCCCCTGACCAATAATGAGGCGGAGCAAGCGTTACGTCATTGGGTTATTGCGCGCAAATTAAGCCACGGTACCCGTAATGGTCAAGGTAGTCATGTGTTTGCCATACTTGCGAGCGTGATTGATACGTGTAGGAAGCGCAACGCCTGTCCGTGGAAATATCTCGCCGAGGTTATCACGGCTCGGCGTCAGGGGCTGGATGTACCTCCTCTGCCTCTTGCTGCGTAA